The following are encoded together in the Desulfitobacterium chlororespirans DSM 11544 genome:
- the nifH gene encoding nitrogenase iron protein, whose amino-acid sequence MTRKIAFYGKGGIGKSTTQQNTAAAMAHFYDKKVFIHGCDPKADSTRLILGGKPQETLMDVLRQEGAEKVTNDKVIKVGYRGIHCVESGGPEPGVGCAGRGVITAIDLMEANGAYSSDLDFVFFDVLGDVVCGGFAMPIRDGKAEEVYIVASGEMMAIYAANNICKGLLKYAKQSGVRLGGIICNSRKVDKEREFLEEFTAAIGTRMIHFVPRDNVVQIAEFNKKTVVDYDSNENQAQEYGELARKIIENQEFVIPQPLTMDELEKMVVKYGIAD is encoded by the coding sequence ATGACAAGAAAAATCGCATTCTACGGTAAAGGCGGTATCGGGAAATCCACGACCCAGCAGAACACGGCGGCAGCCATGGCCCATTTTTACGATAAGAAGGTCTTTATTCACGGCTGCGATCCCAAGGCGGACTCGACCCGCCTGATATTGGGGGGGAAACCCCAGGAAACCTTAATGGATGTACTGCGTCAGGAAGGGGCGGAGAAGGTTACCAATGACAAGGTTATCAAAGTCGGTTATCGGGGCATTCACTGTGTAGAATCAGGTGGTCCGGAGCCGGGAGTTGGCTGTGCAGGCCGTGGAGTCATCACTGCTATTGATCTCATGGAAGCCAACGGAGCTTATTCCAGCGACCTGGATTTTGTCTTCTTCGATGTACTGGGTGATGTGGTATGCGGAGGATTTGCCATGCCGATCCGTGACGGTAAGGCTGAGGAAGTGTACATTGTGGCTTCAGGGGAGATGATGGCAATCTACGCCGCCAACAATATCTGCAAGGGATTGCTTAAATACGCCAAACAAAGCGGGGTCCGCTTAGGCGGAATCATTTGCAACAGCCGTAAAGTGGATAAAGAGCGGGAATTCCTGGAAGAGTTTACAGCGGCTATCGGGACCAGGATGATCCATTTTGTTCCTCGTGATAACGTGGTTCAAATCGCCGAGTTTAATAAAAAAACCGTAGTGGATTATGATTCCAATGAGAACCAGGCTCAGGAATATGGGGAATTAGCCCGGAAAATTATTGAGAACCAAGAGTTTGTTATTCCGCAGCCGCTCACCATGGATGAGCTGGAGAAGATGGTGGTTAAGTACGGAATCGCGGATTAA